The proteins below come from a single Rhizobium lentis genomic window:
- a CDS encoding ABC transporter permease has translation MSPLPAPGAPLPHYVSTAPFDPHAAQSMTAAQSRIHLASQKRLMWWKFKQHRLALVSGIFLAAIYLMILIVEFLAPYGLHTRNVDFIHAPPQRVHFFDKGEFVGPFVYGRSMTLDIDTLHRVYTDRPNDVQPIRFFCRGDAYKFWGLVASNYHLVCPAIGGQMFLLGTDRLGRDVLSRILYGARISLTIGLIGIAISFVLGIVIGGLAGYWGGIFDLVVQRLIEVLQSLPSLPLWMALAAIMPVTWSPIVIYFGITVILGIIDWTGLARAVRSKLLALREEDYVQAAQLMGASTPRIIGRHLVPGFMSHLIASATISIPGMILGETALSFLGLGLRPPITSWGILLTEAKSVSVIAFYPWLLFPIIPVVLVILAFNFLGDGLRDAADPYK, from the coding sequence ATGTCGCCCCTTCCCGCACCCGGCGCACCGCTGCCCCATTACGTCTCCACCGCGCCCTTCGATCCGCACGCGGCCCAGAGCATGACGGCGGCGCAATCGCGCATCCACCTCGCCTCGCAGAAGCGGCTGATGTGGTGGAAGTTCAAGCAGCATAGGCTGGCCCTGGTCTCCGGCATCTTCCTCGCCGCCATCTACCTGATGATCTTGATCGTCGAGTTCCTGGCGCCTTACGGCCTGCACACGCGCAACGTCGATTTCATCCACGCGCCGCCGCAGCGCGTCCACTTCTTCGACAAGGGCGAGTTCGTCGGTCCCTTCGTCTACGGCCGCAGCATGACGCTCGATATCGACACGCTGCACCGCGTCTATACCGACAGGCCGAACGACGTGCAGCCGATCCGCTTCTTCTGCCGCGGCGACGCTTACAAGTTCTGGGGCCTCGTCGCCTCGAACTATCATCTCGTCTGCCCGGCCATCGGCGGCCAGATGTTCCTTCTCGGCACCGACCGGCTCGGCCGCGACGTGCTGTCGCGCATTCTCTACGGCGCACGGATCTCGCTGACGATCGGCCTGATCGGCATCGCCATCAGCTTCGTGCTCGGCATCGTCATCGGCGGCCTCGCCGGTTACTGGGGCGGCATTTTCGATCTCGTCGTCCAGCGCCTCATCGAGGTGCTGCAATCGCTGCCGAGCCTGCCCTTGTGGATGGCGCTGGCCGCCATCATGCCGGTGACATGGAGCCCGATCGTCATCTATTTCGGCATTACCGTCATCCTCGGCATCATCGACTGGACCGGGCTGGCGCGTGCCGTGCGCTCCAAGCTGCTCGCGTTGCGCGAAGAGGATTACGTGCAGGCCGCACAGTTGATGGGCGCCAGCACGCCGCGCATCATCGGCCGCCATCTCGTGCCGGGCTTCATGTCGCACCTCATCGCCTCGGCGACGATTTCGATCCCCGGCATGATCCTCGGCGAGACCGCGCTCTCCTTCCTCGGCCTCGGCCTGCGTCCGCCGATCACCAGCTGGGGCATTCTGCTGACGGAAGCGAAAAGCGTCAGCGTCATCGCCTTCTATCCTTGGCTGCTCTTTCCGATCATTCCTGTTGTTCTTGTCATTTTGGCGTTCAACTTTCTGGGAGACGGCTTGCGTGATGCGGCAGATCCCTACAAATAG
- a CDS encoding glycosyltransferase family protein, translating to MSRRLEDARILMYSHDTFGLGHLRRCRAIAHALVEDYRGLNILIISGATIAGAFDYRARVDFVKIPSVIKLRNGEYTSLASHIDLHETLKMRESSIRHTAETFQPDIFIVDKEPMGLKGEVEDTLAYLKARGTVLVLGLREIMDAPHLLEAEWKKNSIMQKIDQYYDSVWVYGPPDFYDPLIGLDVPASLRRKMDFVGFLQRSVSKGKSSINARKDNYLLVTTGGGGDGSDLVHDVMNAYEADPTLTQKALVVLGPYMPAAERAKLVQKGEAIPYIEVIEFDNHMEELIAGATGVVAMGGYNTYCEILSFDKPALIVPRVKPREEQLLRAQRASELGLVDMLLPDQSVDPTVMAEALKRLPSRLPPSKSGSNMHLEGLDHISQTIGRWLDGRGSHLSLVGAE from the coding sequence ATGTCCAGACGTCTCGAAGATGCACGCATCCTCATGTACAGTCACGACACCTTCGGCCTCGGCCACCTCAGGCGCTGTCGCGCCATCGCCCATGCGCTGGTCGAGGATTATCGCGGCCTCAACATCCTGATCATTTCGGGTGCGACGATCGCCGGCGCCTTCGACTACCGCGCCCGCGTCGACTTCGTGAAGATCCCGAGCGTCATCAAGCTGCGCAACGGGGAATATACGTCGCTCGCCAGCCATATCGACCTGCACGAGACGTTGAAGATGCGCGAATCGAGCATTCGCCACACAGCCGAAACCTTCCAGCCCGATATCTTCATCGTCGACAAGGAGCCGATGGGGCTGAAGGGCGAGGTCGAGGATACGCTCGCCTATCTCAAGGCCCGCGGCACCGTGCTGGTGCTCGGCCTGCGCGAGATCATGGATGCACCGCACCTGCTCGAGGCCGAGTGGAAGAAAAACAGCATCATGCAGAAGATCGATCAATATTACGACAGCGTCTGGGTCTACGGACCGCCTGACTTCTACGATCCGCTGATCGGTCTCGACGTGCCGGCGAGCCTGCGCCGGAAGATGGATTTCGTCGGCTTCCTGCAACGCAGCGTCTCCAAGGGCAAGAGCTCGATCAACGCCCGCAAGGACAACTACCTGCTCGTCACCACGGGCGGCGGCGGCGACGGCTCCGATCTCGTCCACGACGTGATGAACGCCTACGAGGCCGATCCGACCTTGACGCAGAAGGCGCTGGTCGTTCTCGGCCCCTATATGCCGGCGGCCGAACGCGCCAAGCTGGTGCAGAAGGGCGAAGCCATCCCCTATATCGAAGTGATCGAGTTTGACAACCACATGGAAGAGCTGATCGCCGGCGCCACCGGCGTCGTCGCCATGGGCGGCTACAACACCTATTGCGAAATCCTTTCCTTCGACAAGCCGGCGCTCATCGTGCCGCGCGTCAAGCCGCGCGAGGAACAGCTGCTGCGCGCCCAGCGCGCCAGCGAGCTCGGCCTCGTCGACATGCTGCTGCCGGACCAGTCGGTCGATCCCACTGTTATGGCAGAGGCGCTGAAGCGCCTGCCTTCCCGTCTCCCGCCGTCGAAAAGCGGCAGCAATATGCATCTCGAAGGGCTGGACCACATCTCGCAGACCATCGGCCGCTGGCTCGACGGCCGCGGCAGCCATCTTTCCCTCGTCGGCGCGGAATAG
- a CDS encoding glycosyltransferase, with protein MPPRRKILVVLKGYPRLSETFIAQELLGLERAGFDLTLISMRRPTDKKRHPVHDEIKARVVYLPEYLHEEPIRVLKGLVAGFSKPGFKPLIKRFLADLPRDLSRNRFRRLGQALVLAREWPDGGEWLHAHFIHTPASVTEYTSILTGTPWTCSAHAKDIWTSPDWELKEKLKSARWTVTCTRTGYEHMRTLTSRKEAVHLSYHGLDLARFGHFSGERSSRTGSDPADPVFILSVGRAVEKKGYDVLLRALALLPADLHWRMEHIGGGNGLAKLKALAVELGLTSRIVWKGAMAQEEVLDHYRRADLFALACRIAANGDRDGLPNVLVEASSQRLVCVSTAVSGVPELLENGENGLVVPPEEPAQLARALEAAIRDPALRKRLGDAAEGQVRENFDYHSSIRQLTGLFEAEWQKVS; from the coding sequence TTGCCGCCACGCCGCAAGATCCTCGTCGTGCTGAAAGGCTATCCCCGCCTTTCGGAGACCTTCATCGCCCAGGAGCTGCTCGGCCTCGAAAGGGCCGGCTTCGATTTGACCCTGATTTCGATGCGCCGGCCGACCGACAAGAAGCGCCATCCCGTGCATGACGAGATCAAGGCGCGGGTCGTCTACCTGCCGGAATATCTGCACGAGGAGCCGATCCGCGTGCTGAAGGGCCTGGTCGCTGGCTTTTCGAAACCCGGCTTCAAGCCGCTGATCAAACGCTTCCTCGCCGACCTGCCACGCGACCTCTCCCGCAACCGTTTCCGTCGCCTCGGCCAGGCGCTGGTGCTGGCGCGCGAATGGCCTGATGGCGGTGAATGGCTGCATGCCCATTTCATCCATACACCGGCCTCGGTGACGGAATATACAAGCATCCTGACGGGCACGCCCTGGACCTGTTCGGCGCATGCCAAGGACATATGGACCTCGCCCGACTGGGAATTGAAAGAGAAGCTGAAGAGCGCCCGCTGGACCGTCACCTGTACAAGGACCGGCTACGAGCACATGCGGACGCTGACATCCCGCAAGGAGGCCGTGCATCTCAGCTATCACGGTCTCGATCTCGCCCGTTTCGGCCATTTTTCCGGCGAGCGGTCGAGCCGCACCGGCAGCGACCCGGCTGATCCGGTTTTCATCCTCAGCGTCGGCCGCGCGGTGGAGAAGAAGGGCTACGACGTCCTGCTGCGGGCGCTGGCGCTGCTGCCCGCCGACCTCCACTGGCGCATGGAACATATCGGCGGCGGCAATGGGCTGGCGAAGCTGAAGGCGCTCGCCGTCGAGCTCGGCCTCACCTCCCGCATCGTCTGGAAGGGCGCCATGGCGCAGGAAGAGGTGCTCGACCATTACCGACGCGCCGATCTCTTTGCGCTGGCTTGCCGCATCGCCGCCAACGGCGACCGGGACGGCCTGCCGAACGTGTTGGTCGAGGCCTCGAGCCAGCGGCTCGTCTGCGTCTCGACCGCCGTCTCCGGGGTACCGGAACTCTTGGAGAACGGTGAAAACGGCCTCGTCGTACCGCCGGAAGAACCGGCGCAGCTCGCCCGGGCGCTGGAAGCGGCGATCCGCGATCCGGCGCTGCGCAAGCGGCTCGGCGATGCCGCCGAAGGCCAAGTGCGCGAGAATTTCGATTATCACTCCAGCATCAGACAGCTCACAGGCCTGTTCGAGGCCGAATGGCAGAAGGTCTCATGA
- a CDS encoding glycosyltransferase family protein, giving the protein MAEGLMTAPRIFFYVQHLLGIGHIARASRIANALVQDGFDVTVVTGGLPVPGFPGEGVRTVVLPAVVASNAGFSGLADADGRPAGADFLAARRDLLLDAFHASRPDVVIIEAFPFGRRQMRFELLPLLAAIEEADPRPKLLSSVRDILQENRKAGRDAETVKLVRDHFDAVLVHGDPDFVRLEDTFPLTPEIADRMRYTGLVAPPPAPEPAEIFDIIASAGGGAVGAELIGAAKEAAALLPDHLRWLLIAGPNLPEADFVKLSQDAVANVTLVRFRKDFPSLLRRAKVSISQAGYNTVGDLLRSECRAILIPFVAGGETEQTVRAERLQALDLAEILPEQGLTADHVKEAVERALAVPRQRPVSLDLEGAEKTAAIIRSMIAESLA; this is encoded by the coding sequence ATGGCAGAAGGTCTCATGACGGCACCGCGCATCTTCTTCTACGTCCAGCACCTGCTCGGCATCGGCCACATCGCCCGCGCCAGCCGCATCGCCAATGCCCTGGTCCAGGACGGTTTCGACGTCACCGTCGTCACCGGCGGCCTGCCGGTGCCGGGCTTTCCCGGCGAAGGCGTCAGGACCGTGGTCTTGCCGGCGGTCGTCGCCAGCAATGCCGGTTTCTCCGGCCTTGCCGATGCCGATGGCCGGCCGGCCGGCGCGGATTTTCTCGCTGCCCGCCGCGACCTGCTGCTCGACGCCTTCCATGCCTCAAGGCCCGATGTCGTCATCATCGAGGCCTTCCCCTTCGGCCGGCGGCAGATGCGCTTCGAACTCCTGCCCCTGCTTGCGGCGATCGAAGAGGCCGACCCGCGGCCAAAACTCCTAAGCTCGGTGCGCGACATCCTGCAGGAAAACCGCAAGGCTGGCCGCGACGCGGAGACGGTCAAGCTTGTCAGGGATCATTTCGACGCCGTGCTCGTTCATGGCGATCCCGACTTCGTCAGGCTCGAGGACACTTTTCCGCTGACCCCTGAGATCGCCGACAGGATGCGTTATACCGGCCTCGTCGCGCCGCCGCCGGCGCCGGAACCTGCCGAGATCTTCGACATTATCGCATCGGCCGGTGGCGGCGCGGTCGGCGCCGAACTGATCGGCGCGGCGAAAGAGGCGGCAGCGTTGCTGCCGGATCATCTGCGCTGGCTGCTAATTGCAGGCCCCAACCTGCCGGAAGCCGATTTCGTCAAGCTGTCGCAGGACGCCGTCGCCAATGTGACGCTGGTGCGCTTCCGTAAGGATTTTCCGTCGCTGCTACGCCGCGCCAAAGTCTCGATCTCGCAGGCGGGCTACAACACGGTCGGCGACCTCTTGCGCAGCGAATGCCGGGCGATCCTCATCCCCTTCGTCGCCGGCGGCGAGACTGAGCAGACGGTGCGGGCCGAACGGCTGCAGGCGCTTGATCTTGCCGAGATCCTGCCGGAGCAGGGGCTGACGGCGGACCATGTAAAAGAGGCCGTCGAAAGGGCGCTTGCGGTGCCCAGGCAGAGGCCGGTTTCGCTCGATCTCGAGGGGGCGGAGAAAACGGCCGCCATCATTCGCTCGATGATTGCCGAATCGCTCGCCTAA